In Campylobacter vulpis, a genomic segment contains:
- a CDS encoding peptidylprolyl isomerase gives MLTWMQHHKKYLVVTIWISVIAFVGAGVVGWGAYDYNQNRSSSVATVGDEKVSFVEFNLRYNQIYGYYNQISNGGLSEENAEKLGLKDLALNSLIEDKLLLNFAKSLGLWANENEVIQELSMAEEFQNANGIFDKNIYYAILKQNNILSKNYEQILSDRIILNKLNKIFELPAKENELQMLAASYFMQDALEIAKITFDKKDLAIDENALKKLWEAHKNDFKTQKSYELSSYFIEAKKSNFSQDELRTFYENENNKFKYKAQDGKILDFELAKEMLIKDLSLEKTKNLANEKFVALRNQKDNFQKDFNISEEDGNYPFELLAKAKNKDILKPVIWQECENKICKDGFMIFRLNQINPVRIKNFEEARAEVLPMYYSEEARKALEEKAERALPSFKGVELEFVNRNSIKDVKKVGDEILNSAEFSYFLSQVFNTDQNSSYVLINDTKAILYRIKKQKLNPNKQDFNQYQTMLESSLKTLKSSEIKQELLEELKKTYKIKIYH, from the coding sequence ATGCTTACTTGGATGCAGCACCATAAAAAGTATTTAGTCGTAACGATATGGATTAGCGTTATTGCCTTTGTTGGGGCAGGTGTTGTGGGATGGGGAGCTTACGATTATAATCAAAATAGAAGCAGTTCTGTCGCCACTGTGGGTGATGAAAAAGTTTCTTTTGTGGAATTTAATTTAAGATATAATCAAATTTATGGCTATTATAATCAAATTAGCAATGGGGGCTTAAGTGAAGAAAATGCCGAAAAATTAGGACTTAAAGATCTTGCTCTAAATTCACTCATTGAAGATAAACTTTTACTTAATTTTGCAAAAAGCTTGGGGCTTTGGGCAAATGAAAATGAGGTTATACAAGAACTTTCTATGGCAGAAGAATTTCAAAATGCCAATGGAATTTTTGATAAAAATATTTATTATGCCATTTTAAAGCAAAATAATATACTTTCTAAAAATTATGAACAGATTTTAAGTGATAGAATTATTCTCAATAAGCTTAATAAAATTTTTGAACTACCTGCTAAGGAAAATGAATTGCAAATGTTGGCAGCAAGTTATTTTATGCAAGATGCTTTAGAAATTGCCAAAATCACTTTTGATAAAAAAGACTTAGCAATCGATGAAAACGCTCTTAAAAAACTTTGGGAAGCACACAAAAACGACTTCAAAACGCAAAAAAGTTACGAGCTTTCTAGCTATTTTATCGAAGCAAAAAAGTCAAATTTTTCCCAAGATGAACTTAGAACTTTTTATGAAAATGAAAATAATAAGTTTAAATACAAAGCTCAAGATGGCAAAATTTTAGACTTTGAACTAGCTAAAGAAATGCTTATAAAAGATCTTAGTCTTGAGAAAACAAAAAATTTAGCTAATGAAAAATTTGTTGCTCTAAGAAATCAAAAAGATAATTTTCAAAAAGATTTTAACATTAGCGAAGAAGATGGAAATTACCCTTTTGAGCTCTTAGCAAAGGCTAAAAATAAGGATATTTTAAAGCCTGTCATTTGGCAAGAATGCGAAAATAAAATTTGCAAAGATGGCTTTATGATTTTTCGTTTAAATCAAATAAATCCTGTGCGTATTAAAAATTTCGAAGAGGCAAGAGCTGAAGTTTTGCCAATGTATTACAGCGAAGAAGCAAGAAAGGCTCTTGAAGAAAAAGCAGAAAGAGCTCTACCATCATTTAAAGGCGTGGAATTAGAGTTTGTCAATAGAAATTCTATCAAAGATGTTAAAAAAGTTGGTGATGAAATTTTGAATAGTGCAGAATTTAGCTATTTTCTCTCGCAGGTTTTTAATACAGATCAAAATAGTTCTTATGTTCTAATCAATGATACAAAAGCTATACTTTATCGTATTAAAAAGCAAAAATTAAATCCAAACAAACAAGATTTTAATCAATATCAAACTATGCTAGAATCAAGCCTAAAAACTCTTAAAAGTAGTGAAATTAAACAAGAGCTTTTAGAAGAATTGAAAAAAACATATAAGATTAAAATTTATCACTAA
- the ftsA gene encoding cell division protein FtsA yields MNILGIDLGSTQTCAIIAQKDEDGLKIIGFAKTKTSGVKKGAITNIELASKSIEEAVSSAEMMSGVHYDKVVVSISGAYTKSVDSVGVVNIPNHEIGIKEIHRAVSTAKHTANLPSGYEIIHVLPYNFKVNDLEHIDDPLGMSGNRLEVSTHIVISQESHIKNLKKAVELADLRVDNIVLSGYASSIACLDDSEKELGAVLIDMGGAICDIVMHMGNSIRYNDCLQIGSINITQDLSMALHTPLKEAEKIKLNYAAFSMQPNTLIQIPNIGDEKFDEVSLDAISNIIYARAEETLMILAKILSDNRYTNSVGGGVVLTGGMTKLAGLDELAPTIFDNKSVRLANARKDLINGFNEIFNDPENTCAIGLCLYGAGHFTPYELDSNEKLRYKGEIENFNRQIKQDFTPQKEEEEIQSEIFNEDLQENDAISIQEQLNFKERKEKKPSVFSNIWHKIMNQF; encoded by the coding sequence GTGAATATATTAGGAATCGACTTAGGCTCAACGCAAACTTGTGCCATTATCGCCCAAAAAGATGAAGATGGACTAAAAATTATAGGCTTTGCCAAGACAAAAACAAGCGGAGTTAAAAAGGGTGCCATTACAAACATAGAACTTGCCTCCAAATCCATAGAGGAAGCTGTTAGCAGTGCTGAAATGATGAGTGGAGTGCATTATGATAAAGTTGTTGTATCCATTTCTGGTGCTTACACTAAAAGTGTTGATAGTGTAGGCGTTGTCAATATCCCCAATCACGAAATAGGCATTAAAGAAATTCACAGAGCCGTCAGCACGGCAAAACACACGGCAAATTTGCCAAGTGGATATGAGATTATTCATGTTTTACCTTACAATTTTAAGGTCAATGACTTAGAGCATATTGATGATCCTTTAGGAATGAGTGGAAATCGTCTTGAAGTTTCAACTCACATTGTCATTTCGCAAGAATCGCACATTAAAAATTTAAAAAAAGCCGTAGAATTAGCCGATTTACGCGTGGATAATATTGTTCTTTCTGGCTATGCTTCTTCCATAGCTTGTTTGGATGATAGTGAAAAAGAGTTGGGAGCCGTTTTAATTGATATGGGAGGAGCGATTTGCGATATTGTAATGCATATGGGAAATTCCATTCGCTACAATGACTGTTTGCAAATTGGTTCAATTAATATTACACAAGATTTATCTATGGCTTTGCATACCCCACTAAAAGAAGCAGAAAAAATTAAACTTAATTATGCTGCCTTTTCTATGCAGCCTAATACCCTCATACAAATTCCAAATATAGGCGATGAAAAATTTGATGAAGTCTCGCTTGATGCTATTTCTAATATAATTTATGCAAGAGCAGAAGAAACCTTAATGATTTTAGCCAAAATTTTAAGCGACAATCGCTATACTAATAGCGTAGGTGGAGGCGTTGTGCTAACAGGCGGTATGACAAAACTTGCGGGACTTGATGAGTTAGCACCTACCATCTTCGATAACAAATCCGTTCGTCTTGCAAACGCTAGAAAAGATTTGATTAATGGCTTTAATGAGATTTTTAACGATCCAGAAAATACTTGTGCAATAGGTCTTTGCCTTTACGGAGCTGGACACTTTACTCCTTATGAGTTGGATTCTAATGAAAAATTAAGATATAAAGGTGAAATTGAAAATTTCAATCGTCAAATCAAGCAGGATTTTACTCCTCAAAAAGAGGAAGAGGAAATTCAAAGTGAAATTTTTAACGAAGATTTACAAGAAAATGATGCGATAAGCATACAAGAGCAATTAAATTTTAAAGAACGAAAAGAAAAAAAGCCGAGTGTTTTTAGCAATATTTGGCATAAAATTATGAATCAATTCTAA
- the lysA gene encoding diaminopimelate decarboxylase, which produces MDYIKLKEEFKTPFYLYDFDLIKSRFLELKSAFKARKSQIFYAMKANSNLSLLQMLARLDSGFDCVSIGEVKRALRVGAKPYKIIFSGVGKSEEELEQALKFDILYINLESEEEMLLLESVAKRLELKARISIRVNPNVDAKTHPYISTGLNENKFGVELDVARKMYLYAAKSEFLEPVGVHFHIGSQLLDISPIHEAALIVAKLLRELKALKIELKFFDVGGGLGVGYEGEEEPCLYDYAQGILENLSGLDVTIGLEPGRFLVAQSGVLVCSVLYEKITPKKRFMVVDAAMNDLIRPSLYNAYHEIVLPYTKGELSSCDVVGGICESGDFFAKDRRLAKSKSGDIVLIKEAGAYGFTMSSNYNTRPRICELALENGIIKMVRKREKFEDLIALEEEFLKDS; this is translated from the coding sequence GTGGATTATATAAAATTAAAAGAAGAATTTAAGACCCCTTTTTATCTTTATGATTTTGATTTAATAAAAAGTCGTTTTTTGGAGTTGAAAAGTGCCTTTAAAGCAAGAAAATCTCAAATTTTTTACGCAATGAAAGCAAATTCAAATTTAAGTTTATTGCAAATGTTAGCAAGACTTGATAGCGGTTTTGACTGTGTGAGTATAGGTGAAGTAAAAAGAGCGTTAAGGGTGGGAGCGAAACCTTATAAAATCATATTTAGTGGGGTTGGAAAAAGTGAAGAGGAGCTAGAGCAAGCTTTAAAATTTGATATTTTGTATATCAATTTAGAAAGTGAAGAAGAAATGCTACTCTTAGAAAGTGTAGCAAAAAGACTTGAGCTAAAGGCTAGAATTTCCATACGAGTTAATCCTAATGTCGATGCTAAAACGCATCCTTATATCTCCACAGGGCTTAATGAAAATAAATTCGGCGTAGAGCTTGATGTGGCAAGAAAGATGTATTTATACGCAGCAAAAAGTGAATTTTTAGAGCCTGTGGGAGTGCATTTTCATATAGGTTCACAATTACTTGACATATCGCCCATACACGAGGCAGCACTTATCGTGGCAAAATTATTAAGAGAATTAAAGGCTTTAAAAATTGAGCTTAAATTTTTTGATGTAGGTGGAGGATTAGGTGTAGGTTATGAGGGGGAAGAAGAACCTTGTTTGTATGATTATGCGCAAGGAATTTTGGAGAATTTGAGCGGACTTGATGTAACGATAGGCTTAGAACCCGGACGCTTTTTGGTAGCACAAAGCGGAGTGCTTGTGTGCAGTGTTTTGTATGAAAAGATAACGCCTAAAAAACGCTTTATGGTTGTTGATGCGGCGATGAATGATTTGATTCGCCCGAGTTTATATAATGCTTACCACGAGATTGTTTTGCCTTATACAAAAGGGGAGCTAAGTTCTTGTGATGTTGTTGGAGGAATTTGTGAAAGTGGCGATTTTTTTGCTAAAGATCGCAGGCTTGCAAAAAGTAAGAGCGGAGATATTGTTTTGATTAAAGAGGCTGGAGCATACGGCTTTACAATGAGTAGTAATTATAATACTCGCCCTAGAATTTGCGAACTTGCCTTAGAAAATGGAATTATCAAAATGGTGCGTAAGAGAGAAAAATTTGAAGATTTAATTGCTTTAGAGGAAGAATTTCTAAAAGATTCATAG
- a CDS encoding LptF/LptG family permease: protein MGVFFHFISSIYLKNFFILFFALVGFYCGIDLLLNFKDLPASANLILLYILFVGFSAVTYILPISLIFALVLSLLTMIRNNELVSLYALGLSKNKVIIYPFLWALLFCFIYVGLNFTSFAYANEYKRSILKNGVLNKKSSDIFLKFNEEFVYIKSLDEGLAKKLKIFSLKDGNLSHFIQANRALFNENSWLLEEGNITYIPKEFILGENGYKSEKFANLETLEGFKPKLAKSVASGKEYSIYDAYHSLILFDSQGLNTRNLKITLYKLIFAPFFAPFLMLMMYYYFPVIARFFNLAFVAFVAFVVTLVVWGGLFVFLRLSENGVISGEFGIILPNLLLAFFALFISYKKC from the coding sequence ATGGGTGTATTTTTTCATTTTATTTCTTCCATTTATCTTAAAAATTTTTTCATTTTATTTTTTGCTTTAGTTGGATTTTATTGCGGTATAGATTTGCTTTTAAATTTTAAAGATTTACCAGCATCTGCCAATTTGATTTTGCTTTATATTTTATTTGTTGGTTTTAGTGCTGTTACTTATATTTTACCCATTTCTTTGATATTTGCACTTGTTTTGTCCCTTTTAACTATGATAAGAAATAATGAACTTGTTAGTCTTTATGCCTTGGGACTTAGTAAAAATAAAGTTATTATTTATCCATTTTTGTGGGCTTTATTGTTTTGTTTTATTTATGTTGGACTTAATTTTACTTCCTTTGCGTATGCAAATGAGTATAAAAGAAGCATACTTAAAAATGGTGTTTTAAATAAAAAAAGCAGTGATATTTTTTTGAAATTTAATGAAGAGTTTGTTTATATTAAAAGTTTAGATGAGGGTTTAGCTAAAAAGCTTAAGATTTTTTCTTTAAAAGATGGAAATTTAAGTCATTTTATTCAAGCAAATCGTGCTTTATTTAATGAAAATTCTTGGCTTTTAGAGGAGGGAAATATTACCTACATACCAAAAGAATTTATTTTAGGGGAAAATGGCTATAAAAGTGAAAAATTTGCAAATTTGGAGACATTAGAAGGCTTTAAACCTAAACTTGCTAAAAGCGTGGCAAGCGGCAAGGAGTATTCCATATATGATGCGTATCACAGTTTGATTTTATTTGATTCTCAAGGGCTTAATACGAGAAATTTAAAAATCACTTTATACAAGCTCATTTTTGCGCCCTTTTTTGCACCCTTTTTGATGCTTATGATGTATTATTATTTTCCAGTGATTGCGCGTTTTTTTAATTTGGCCTTTGTGGCCTTTGTGGCCTTTGTGGTTACTTTGGTAGTTTGGGGGGGATTATTTGTATTTTTAAGACTGAGTGAAAATGGCGTTATAAGTGGAGAATTTGGCATTATTTTACCGAATTTACTTTTGGCTTTTTTTGCCTTATTTATATCATATAAAAAGTGTTAA
- the pth gene encoding aminoacyl-tRNA hydrolase codes for MTLVVGLGNIGREYENTRHNVGFMLIDMILSEESQVRILSHSKFRGELYKIDSSLLLKPHTYMNHSGISVKAVSDFYKCERLIVIHDDIDLNLGTLRFKKGGSSGGHNGLKSIDHLYGNNYERVRIGVGRGKDTISHVLGQFTSEEKVVLSEVLLRAKEALFELIRGNDLAKISSLYSLKA; via the coding sequence ATGACTTTAGTCGTAGGACTTGGAAATATAGGGCGAGAGTATGAAAATACCCGTCATAATGTAGGCTTTATGCTTATTGATATGATTTTGAGTGAAGAAAGTCAAGTTAGAATTTTATCTCACTCGAAATTTAGGGGAGAGCTTTATAAGATAGACTCTTCCTTACTTCTTAAACCTCATACTTATATGAATCATTCTGGCATTAGCGTTAAAGCTGTTAGCGACTTTTACAAGTGTGAGCGTTTAATTGTCATTCACGATGATATAGATTTAAATTTGGGAACTTTGCGCTTTAAAAAGGGAGGTTCTAGTGGCGGACATAATGGGCTTAAGAGTATAGATCATCTATATGGAAACAATTATGAAAGAGTGCGTATAGGTGTAGGAAGAGGTAAAGATACCATATCGCATGTTTTAGGTCAATTTACAAGTGAGGAAAAGGTAGTTTTAAGTGAGGTTTTGTTGAGGGCTAAGGAGGCCTTGTTTGAACTTATACGCGGTAATGATTTGGCAAAAATTTCTTCACTCTATAGCTTGAAGGCTTGA
- a CDS encoding 50S ribosomal protein L25/general stress protein Ctc, producing the protein MLEGIIRESIGRKAAKALKRDGYLIANIYGKGLENIHAAFKVNDFIKEVRKKTTLIFDVKVGAKTLSVVVVDYQKDPVTSDLKHVDLKVAQKGVISKYMVPVKVVGTAIGLKNKGVLIQSKRRLKVKCAAENLPNFFELDVSKLDVGDALLVKDIVVPKGVSIIEADRVAVVGVEKAR; encoded by the coding sequence ATGTTAGAAGGTATCATTAGAGAGAGTATCGGCAGAAAAGCGGCTAAGGCTTTAAAAAGAGATGGTTATCTAATTGCAAACATCTATGGCAAAGGTTTGGAGAATATCCACGCAGCTTTTAAGGTGAATGATTTTATCAAAGAGGTACGTAAAAAGACCACTCTTATTTTTGATGTTAAAGTTGGCGCTAAGACTTTGAGTGTTGTGGTGGTAGATTATCAAAAAGACCCTGTTACGAGTGATTTAAAACATGTAGATTTAAAAGTTGCACAAAAGGGTGTGATTTCTAAATATATGGTGCCAGTAAAAGTCGTTGGCACGGCTATAGGTCTTAAAAATAAGGGCGTTTTAATTCAATCTAAAAGACGCTTAAAGGTTAAGTGTGCAGCTGAAAATTTACCAAATTTCTTTGAACTTGATGTAAGTAAGCTTGATGTGGGTGATGCTTTGCTTGTTAAAGATATTGTTGTGCCGAAGGGAGTGAGCATTATTGAAGCAGATAGGGTGGCGGTTGTCGGCGTAGAAAAGGCGCGATGA
- a CDS encoding transaldolase codes for MKQFSLWCDFVEDSFLDNEFVELLYSKINGATSNPLILKNVILTPAYKSKIANLRGKKSKEIYENIAMSDICKAADRLAYNFEKGNDGFISLEIDPRLYDNTSLSIGEAKRLHSAMGRQNIMMKIPATEASYEVMYELMKSGISVNATLIFSGEQNKKCFEALNEGLRAFRKAQAYSKAKEPQAVISVFVSRLDRILNERVSEPNQIGVLNAKLAYNYIMAQNEPNIRALFASTGVKGDDLPKDFYIRELYLERALNTAPLDAIRAFNGECEFKATLSDEELQKKLNKLVSKELLDETCNYLIDGALKNFCFEFDDLLAKLSS; via the coding sequence ATGAAACAATTTTCTTTGTGGTGTGATTTTGTCGAAGATAGCTTTTTGGATAATGAATTTGTTGAGTTGTTGTATTCTAAGATTAATGGTGCGACCTCAAATCCCCTTATTTTAAAAAATGTAATTTTAACTCCAGCTTATAAAAGTAAAATTGCAAACTTAAGAGGAAAAAAATCTAAGGAAATTTATGAAAATATAGCAATGAGCGATATTTGTAAGGCGGCAGATAGACTTGCTTATAACTTTGAAAAAGGTAACGATGGCTTTATTAGCCTTGAAATAGACCCTAGACTTTATGATAATACCAGTCTTAGTATAGGAGAGGCAAAAAGGTTGCATAGTGCTATGGGGCGACAAAATATTATGATGAAAATCCCAGCCACTGAGGCTTCTTATGAGGTGATGTATGAATTGATGAAAAGTGGTATTAGTGTTAATGCAACGCTTATTTTTTCTGGGGAGCAAAATAAAAAATGTTTTGAAGCTTTAAATGAGGGCTTAAGGGCTTTTCGTAAGGCACAAGCCTATTCTAAGGCGAAAGAACCGCAAGCTGTGATTAGCGTTTTTGTAAGTCGCTTGGATAGAATATTAAATGAAAGAGTGAGTGAACCAAATCAAATCGGCGTTTTAAACGCAAAATTAGCTTACAATTACATAATGGCACAAAATGAGCCAAATATCCGTGCCTTATTTGCTAGCACGGGTGTAAAAGGTGATGATTTGCCAAAAGATTTTTATATTAGGGAGCTTTATTTAGAGAGAGCCTTAAATACCGCTCCTTTAGATGCTATTAGAGCTTTTAATGGAGAGTGTGAGTTTAAAGCAACTTTAAGCGATGAAGAGCTTCAAAAAAAACTTAACAAGCTAGTCTCCAAAGAACTTTTAGATGAAACTTGCAATTATTTAATTGACGGAGCTTTGAAGAATTTTTGTTTTGAATTTGATGATTTGTTAGCAAAATTATCAAGTTAA
- the serB gene encoding phosphoserine phosphatase SerB, giving the protein MIKLCVFDFDSTLMDGETIDILANAYGVGDEVKVITQKAMNGELDFFESLHQRVALLKGMSCDDVLRVSQNLPLMKGSFELIEFLNSKNIICVVFSGGFHEGVDYAMEKLNFKLGFANYLHHKNGKLTGLVGGEMMFSNSKGLMLERLKQFLNLNQEEVMCVGDGANDLAMFEHSGFKIAFCAKEILKANASVCIDVKDLREIIKVMQ; this is encoded by the coding sequence ATGATAAAACTTTGCGTTTTTGATTTTGACTCCACCTTAATGGACGGAGAAACTATAGATATTTTGGCAAATGCTTATGGTGTGGGTGATGAGGTAAAAGTCATCACCCAAAAGGCTATGAATGGAGAGCTTGATTTTTTCGAAAGCTTACATCAAAGAGTGGCTTTGCTTAAGGGTATGTCTTGCGATGATGTTTTAAGAGTGAGTCAAAATTTACCCTTAATGAAGGGCAGTTTTGAGTTGATTGAATTTCTAAATTCTAAGAATATTATTTGTGTAGTTTTTAGCGGGGGCTTTCATGAGGGGGTAGATTATGCTATGGAAAAGCTTAATTTTAAACTCGGCTTTGCAAATTATCTTCATCATAAAAATGGAAAACTCACAGGACTTGTGGGTGGAGAGATGATGTTTTCAAATTCCAAAGGTTTAATGTTAGAAAGACTTAAGCAGTTTTTAAATTTAAATCAAGAAGAAGTAATGTGTGTTGGAGATGGAGCAAATGACTTAGCGATGTTTGAGCATAGTGGCTTTAAAATCGCTTTTTGTGCTAAGGAAATTTTAAAAGCAAATGCTAGTGTGTGTATTGATGTGAAAGATTTGAGAGAGATTATAAAGGTGATGCAATGA
- a CDS encoding chemotaxis protein CheW, with translation MSNEKLNQVLQRQQSQMVDRDEIRKEDDIIQLVGFVVGDEEYAIPILNIQEIIKPIEFTRVPSVPDYVLGVFNMRGNVMPLIDLAQRFNLGSSKMTPQTRYIVLRGDINGSGVSSNAGFVIDRLTEAIKIHRNKIDPPPETLAKEKGMIYGIGKRDENILTILKVEALLKREF, from the coding sequence ATGAGTAATGAAAAATTAAATCAAGTCTTACAAAGACAGCAATCGCAAATGGTGGATCGCGATGAAATTAGAAAAGAAGATGACATTATCCAGCTTGTTGGTTTCGTGGTTGGAGATGAGGAGTATGCTATTCCCATCTTAAATATCCAAGAAATTATTAAGCCTATTGAATTTACTAGAGTGCCTAGTGTGCCTGATTATGTTTTAGGTGTATTTAATATGAGGGGTAATGTAATGCCACTTATCGATCTTGCTCAGCGTTTTAATTTGGGGAGTTCTAAAATGACTCCACAAACGCGTTATATTGTGCTTCGTGGCGATATTAATGGTAGTGGTGTGAGTAGTAATGCGGGTTTTGTTATTGATAGACTTACAGAAGCAATTAAAATTCATAGAAATAAGATTGATCCGCCACCTGAAACTTTAGCTAAGGAAAAGGGCATGATATATGGTATAGGAAAGAGAGATGAAAATATCCTTACAATTTTAAAGGTCGAAGCCCTATTGAAGCGTGAATTTTAA
- a CDS encoding hybrid sensor histidine kinase/response regulator, which produces MEDMQEILEDFLVEAFELVEQIDHDLVELESNPEDLELLNRIFRVAHTVKGSSSFLNFDVLTKLTHHMEDVLNKARHGELKITPDIMDVVLESIDRMKTLLNSIRDNGNDSAIGMDIGPICARLTAISEGDVSAVASVSSEEPKAELKEEAPVAPEPSAEPDVDVNQLSDSEVEAEIERLLKVRKAEDQARRAQKKKNATPATPKPTTETGGEKKVPASGGGGGGMDQTIRVEVKRLDHLMNLIGELVLGKNRLLKIYDDVEERYEGEKFLEELNQVVSQLSIITTDVQLAVMKTRMQPIAKVFNKFPRVVRDLSRELGKQIELEITGEETELDKSIVEEIGDPIMHMIRNSCDHGVEDPATRKANGKPERGTVQLKAYNEGNHIVVEITDDGKGLDPAGLKMKALEKSLITEKEAEQMTDKEAFALIFKPGFSTAAKVTNVSGRGVGMDVVKTNIEKLNGVIEIDSELGKGSTFKLKIPLTLAIIQSLLVGTQEEFYAIPLASVLETVRVPIDNIYTIEGKNVLRLREEVLSLVRLSDVFGVKQVLESGDQTYVVIIGVAESKLGIIVDTLVGQEEIVIKSMGDYLQNIQGIAGATIRGDGRVTLIIDVGAMMDMAKEIKVDIKAQLESSVKKPKEQPSDYKVLIVDDSKMDRTLMQKALEPLGISLLEATNGVEALNIVKSGDHEIDAMLIDIEMPRMDGYTLAGEIRKYSKYRNLPLIAVTSRTSKTDRLRGVEVGMTEYITKPYSPEYLENVVRKNLKLG; this is translated from the coding sequence ATGGAAGATATGCAAGAAATACTTGAAGACTTTTTAGTTGAGGCTTTTGAGCTTGTCGAGCAAATCGACCATGATTTAGTAGAGCTTGAGTCAAATCCTGAGGATTTGGAATTGCTTAATAGAATTTTTCGCGTTGCCCATACGGTAAAGGGTTCGTCAAGCTTTTTAAATTTTGATGTTTTGACAAAATTAACGCATCATATGGAAGATGTGTTAAATAAGGCAAGACACGGTGAGCTTAAGATCACCCCTGATATTATGGATGTGGTTTTGGAGTCTATCGATAGAATGAAGACTTTATTAAATTCTATCCGTGATAATGGCAACGATTCTGCTATAGGTATGGATATAGGACCTATTTGTGCTAGACTTACAGCCATTTCGGAAGGTGATGTTTCAGCGGTTGCATCTGTGTCAAGTGAAGAGCCTAAAGCAGAACTTAAGGAGGAAGCTCCAGTTGCACCAGAACCAAGTGCTGAACCTGATGTTGATGTGAATCAACTTAGCGATTCTGAGGTTGAAGCAGAGATTGAAAGATTACTTAAAGTGCGTAAGGCTGAAGATCAAGCAAGGCGTGCGCAGAAAAAGAAAAATGCAACTCCAGCTACACCTAAGCCTACAACTGAAACGGGTGGAGAAAAGAAAGTTCCAGCTTCAGGTGGAGGCGGTGGAGGTATGGATCAAACCATACGCGTTGAGGTTAAGAGACTTGATCATTTGATGAATTTAATCGGTGAGCTTGTTTTGGGCAAAAACCGCTTGTTGAAAATTTATGATGATGTTGAAGAGCGTTATGAGGGTGAAAAATTCTTAGAGGAATTAAATCAAGTCGTTTCGCAACTTAGCATTATTACAACTGATGTGCAGCTTGCCGTGATGAAAACGAGAATGCAGCCTATCGCTAAGGTTTTCAATAAATTTCCACGCGTTGTGAGAGATTTAAGTCGTGAGCTTGGAAAGCAAATTGAGCTTGAGATTACAGGTGAAGAAACTGAACTTGATAAATCCATAGTTGAAGAAATAGGCGATCCTATTATGCATATGATTAGGAATTCTTGCGACCACGGCGTAGAAGATCCTGCTACGCGTAAGGCAAATGGTAAGCCAGAAAGAGGCACTGTTCAACTTAAAGCGTATAATGAGGGCAATCATATTGTCGTTGAAATTACTGATGATGGTAAGGGGCTTGACCCAGCTGGGCTTAAGATGAAAGCACTGGAGAAAAGTCTCATTACTGAAAAAGAAGCCGAGCAAATGACAGATAAAGAAGCTTTTGCTTTGATTTTCAAGCCAGGCTTTTCAACCGCCGCTAAGGTTACAAATGTATCGGGTCGTGGCGTGGGTATGGATGTTGTTAAGACAAATATAGAAAAACTCAACGGCGTAATTGAGATAGATAGTGAGCTTGGAAAAGGAAGTACTTTTAAGCTTAAAATTCCGCTTACTTTAGCGATTATTCAATCTTTACTTGTGGGAACACAAGAAGAATTCTACGCTATCCCACTTGCTTCAGTGCTTGAAACAGTGAGAGTGCCTATTGATAATATTTACACAATAGAAGGCAAAAATGTTTTACGTTTGCGTGAGGAGGTGCTTTCTTTAGTAAGGCTTTCAGATGTTTTTGGGGTAAAACAAGTGCTTGAAAGTGGGGATCAAACTTATGTTGTTATTATAGGTGTGGCCGAATCTAAGCTCGGCATCATCGTGGATACTCTTGTAGGACAAGAAGAAATAGTTATCAAATCTATGGGTGATTATTTGCAAAATATACAAGGTATAGCAGGTGCAACCATAAGAGGTGATGGTAGGGTAACGCTTATCATCGATGTAGGTGCTATGATGGATATGGCGAAAGAAATTAAGGTTGATATCAAAGCCCAACTTGAATCGAGCGTTAAAAAGCCTAAGGAGCAGCCAAGTGATTATAAGGTTTTGATAGTTGATGATTCTAAAATGGATAGAACTTTAATGCAAAAAGCTCTTGAGCCACTAGGCATAAGCTTACTTGAAGCAACTAATGGAGTAGAGGCGCTTAATATTGTTAAATCGGGCGATCATGAAATTGATGCTATGTTAATTGATATTGAGATGCCAAGAATGGACGGTTATACTTTAGCAGGAGAAATTCGTAAGTATTCTAAATACCGCAATTTACCACTCATAGCTGTAACTTCAAGGACGAGTAAAACAGACCGCTTAAGAGGTGTGGAAGTCGGTATGACTGAATATATTACTAAGCCTTATTCTCCTGAATATTTGGAAAATGTTGTGCGTAAAAATTTGAAACTAGGATAA